A genomic segment from Spirochaetota bacterium encodes:
- a CDS encoding NifB/NifX family molybdenum-iron cluster-binding protein gives MKIAIPAQQNSLDSQVDEHFGRAKGFIVYDSDTGSYTWIENKQSVQSTQGAGIQSAKNVIDNGAEVLIATNVGPKAYSILRSSGVEVYVCDSMLVSQAIAEYKAGKLVKATEAIVESHW, from the coding sequence ATGAAGATAGCAATACCGGCACAACAGAATAGTTTAGACAGCCAAGTGGATGAACATTTTGGAAGAGCAAAAGGATTCATTGTGTATGATTCTGATACAGGAAGCTATACATGGATAGAGAATAAGCAGAGTGTTCAATCAACGCAGGGTGCTGGAATACAATCTGCAAAGAATGTGATAGATAATGGTGCAGAAGTTCTTATTGCTACAAACGTAGGACCAAAAGCATATTCAATTTTACGTTCGTCAGGAGTGGAAGTGTATGTATGCGATAGTATGCTGGTATCACAGGCAATTGCTGAGTACAAAGCTGGAAAATTGGTAAAAGCAACTGAAGCTATTGTTGAGAGTCACTGGTAA
- a CDS encoding DUF5320 domain-containing protein, whose protein sequence is MPCGDRTGPYGAGPMTGRGAGFCAGYGMPGYANPTGRSGAFCFNRGFGGRGRGFRHWFYATGLPGWMRFGNNAPYYQYSKDDEKSFLKKQVEFLSKTIEDLNKRLAELEKEGE, encoded by the coding sequence ATACCCTGTGGAGATAGAACAGGTCCTTATGGTGCCGGCCCTATGACAGGACGTGGTGCAGGGTTTTGCGCTGGATACGGTATGCCAGGATATGCCAATCCAACTGGTAGATCTGGTGCATTTTGTTTTAACAGAGGTTTTGGTGGCAGAGGACGGGGTTTCCGTCACTGGTTCTATGCAACGGGTTTACCGGGCTGGATGCGTTTTGGCAACAATGCACCATACTATCAGTATTCTAAAGATGATGAAAAATCATTTTTAAAAAAGCAGGTTGAATTTTTAAGTAAAACCATTGAGGATTTGAACAAACGCTTAGCAGAACTGGAAAAAGAAGGTGAATAA
- a CDS encoding MBL fold metallo-hydrolase: MKTKITILCENSIATPFPLIGEHGLSILIESDDTTLFDTGQGLGILQNLKTLGKDITAIQRIILSHGHYDHTGGLLQVLQSINRKINVYAHPDVFTNKVAVIPLGNQTLEAPIGVRASKEEYEKAGAVFQPISGLTAITNSFRAIAEINRPQSWQGFDERLKVKLPDGTIKDDIFNDDCSLVIDTESGPVVLLGCAHAGIVDILHDIAKQTGYKEFHAVIGGTHLESAPDDYIKKAIHTLKEFKVKKIGTSHCTGFKVACIMQQEFGDSLINATCGVSFEF; encoded by the coding sequence ATGAAAACAAAAATTACAATACTTTGTGAAAATAGCATTGCAACTCCGTTCCCTTTAATTGGAGAACATGGGCTTTCTATTCTCATTGAATCAGATGATACCACACTATTTGATACCGGTCAGGGACTTGGTATTTTGCAAAACCTAAAAACATTGGGAAAAGATATTACAGCCATTCAAAGAATTATATTAAGTCACGGACATTACGACCACACTGGTGGACTTTTACAGGTATTGCAATCCATAAACAGAAAAATCAATGTGTATGCCCATCCAGATGTATTTACCAACAAAGTTGCTGTTATTCCCTTGGGCAATCAAACACTGGAAGCACCTATAGGGGTCAGAGCATCAAAAGAAGAATATGAAAAGGCAGGAGCAGTTTTTCAACCAATATCGGGATTAACAGCAATAACCAACTCTTTCAGAGCTATCGCCGAAATTAATCGTCCGCAAAGCTGGCAAGGTTTTGATGAACGCTTAAAAGTCAAACTTCCTGATGGTACAATAAAAGATGATATCTTCAATGATGATTGTTCGCTTGTCATTGACACAGAATCAGGTCCTGTTGTGCTCCTGGGATGTGCACACGCGGGTATTGTAGATATACTTCATGACATAGCCAAACAAACCGGGTATAAAGAATTTCATGCTGTGATTGGTGGCACTCATTTAGAAAGCGCACCGGATGATTATATCAAAAAAGCAATTCATACGTTAAAAGAATTTAAAGTTAAAAAGATTGGCACATCACACTGTACTGGATTTAAGGTTGCTTGCATTATGCAACAGGAGTTTGGGGATTCATTAATTAACGCAACGTGTGGCGTTTCATTTGAATTTTAG
- a CDS encoding ATP-binding protein, translated as MKIAIASGKGGTGKTTISTTLAYYFAQQFPTALLDCDVEEPDANIFLNIPVSRTFDVDVLIPQVDMDLCTGCGRCEKMCQYNAIVLIKGKPLVLPELCHSCGGCYLVCPEKAIKEVKRSVGTVEVGVNGNLHYAGGILNIGEHMAIPLIDEVKKEHYNATFRIVDAPPGSSCPVVHSMQGNDLIIIVVEPTPFGFHDAVLAYDVAKTLNIPCAVVINNLVEEYKPLFSFLEKENIPVLAVIPHDVDVARSCAQGNCIEYMLTKYQDKFEAIMRYIKEKVQ; from the coding sequence ATGAAAATTGCTATTGCCAGCGGTAAAGGTGGTACCGGTAAAACTACAATATCTACAACTCTGGCATATTATTTCGCACAACAATTTCCTACTGCATTGTTAGATTGTGATGTGGAAGAACCTGACGCAAACATATTTTTAAATATTCCAGTTAGCAGAACGTTTGATGTTGATGTTTTAATTCCCCAAGTTGATATGGACTTGTGTACAGGTTGTGGTAGATGTGAAAAGATGTGCCAATACAATGCAATAGTACTCATTAAAGGAAAACCATTAGTGCTTCCTGAGTTATGCCATTCGTGTGGTGGATGTTATCTGGTATGTCCTGAAAAGGCAATAAAAGAAGTAAAACGTTCTGTTGGAACGGTTGAAGTTGGTGTTAATGGTAACCTGCATTATGCTGGTGGTATTTTAAACATTGGAGAGCACATGGCAATTCCGTTAATAGATGAAGTAAAAAAAGAACATTATAACGCAACATTTCGTATTGTTGATGCCCCGCCGGGTTCATCCTGTCCGGTTGTTCATTCTATGCAAGGAAACGACCTTATTATTATTGTAGTAGAACCAACACCCTTTGGTTTTCATGATGCTGTTCTGGCATATGACGTGGCAAAAACTTTAAATATTCCCTGTGCAGTGGTTATAAACAATTTGGTTGAAGAATATAAACCGTTATTTAGTTTTTTAGAAAAAGAAAATATACCAGTTTTAGCGGTTATCCCTCACGATGTTGATGTTGCACGCTCATGTGCACAGGGCAATTGCATTGAGTATATGCTTACAAAATATCAGGATAAATTTGAAGCAATAATGCGTTATATTAAGGAAAAAGTACAATAA